The Neodiprion fabricii isolate iyNeoFabr1 chromosome 4, iyNeoFabr1.1, whole genome shotgun sequence genome window below encodes:
- the LOC124179349 gene encoding proteoglycan Cow, translated as MKFSWVVFIALLFAVAAECKRKRKFDGDFEFAEEEDTRTIKVGDRKRWIHDPNSDLCRPLNCKKKELCLLEDTFTAVCVSRKELQKSGDIVISKSRAVQEQKDRAETADDLEKDDVFYDAEDDADDEDQDESKCRECPVIKPTFLCGSDNRTYSSPCRLEYHNCIHHTSIHIGCKGFCPCKESELRMHKKKMQMQRQNSFLGKLGRNRDITLTPRDFNYDNHHYQYLKYTKHAKVPLAGSNYEDKHLMYNEVMEKTPSSSNSVHSPPQTPNREPDCPSKLAMANRLLDWFSVVMADVKHRRQHTKSKGHFPAGCQTEVRWMFGHLDIDADSRISLTELYGLEHDQNEPCLKPFLDACDTDRDAYVSGPEWCGCYSKAERPCAAVRRRSSPEVAPACDSRGYYRSTQCHRGLGLCWCVDPHGVEFAGTRTRGTKPDCDSIVNKLSNGGIKTNRVDLEDDEDGGADPAQDLEGSADQPLDF; from the exons gaAGACACACGCACCATCAAAGTGGGCGATAGGAAGCGCTGGATACACGATCCGAACA GTGATCTTTGCCGTCCGCTGAATTGCAAGAAGAAGGAACTCTGCTTGCTCGAGGACACTTTCACGGCAGTTTGTGTCTCCAGGAAAGAATTGCAAAAGTCCGG AGACATTGTTATATCCAAATCGCGTGCTGTTCAAGAACAGAAAGACCGAGCTGAGACTGCCGATGACTTGGAAAAAGATGACGTGTTTTACGATGCGGAAGACGATGCTGATGACGAAGATCAAGATGAGTCCAA aTGCCGAGAATgtcctgtaataaaacccaCATTTCTGTGTGGATCAGATAATAGAACGTACAGTTCACCGTGTCGATTAGAGTATCATAACTGCATTCATCATACTTCTATTCACATTGGCTGCAAAGGATTCTGCCCATGCAAAG AATCTGAACTACGAATGCACAAGAAGAAAATGCAAATGCAGCGGCAAAACTCATTCCTCGGCAAACTCGGTCGTAATCGTGATATCACCCTAACCCCACGAGACTTCAACTACGATAATCATCACTATCAATATCTTAAATATACCAAACACGCTAAG GTACCATTGGCAGGTAGTAACTATGAAGATAAACATCTCATGTACAATGAAGTGATGGAGAAGACCCCGTCCTCTTCAAACTCAGTCCACAGTCCTCCACAGACGCCAAACCGTGAACCGGACTGTCCGTCGAAATTGGCAATGGCCAACCGACTTCTGGACTGGTTTTCTGTCGTAATGGCCGACGTGAAACACCGTCGGCAGCACACTAAGTcaaaag GTCACTTTCCTGCCGGCTGTCAAACTGAAGTTAGGTGGATGTTCGGCCACTTGGACATTGACGCCGATAGTCGAATCTCTCTCACTGAACTTTATGGACTCGAACACGATCAGAACGAGCCTTGCCTCAAACCGTTCCTTGATGCTTGCGATACCGATAG AGATGCGTATGTCAGTGGACCCGAATGGTGTGGATGTTACTCGAAAGCTGAGCGTCCGTGTGCTGCCGTTCGTAGACGATCGTCTCCGGAAGTTGCGCCAGCTTGTGATTCAAGAGGCTACTATCGCAGTACTCAGTGTCACCGAGGCCTTGGCCTTTGCTGGTGCGTAGATCCTCATGGAGTCGAATTTGCCGGGACCAGGACCCGCGGTACTAAACCTGATTGCG ATTCAATAGTGAATAAGTTAAGTAACGGCGGGATCAAAACAAACAGAGTAGATCTCGAGGATGATGAAGACGGAGGTGCCGATCCTGCACAAGATCTCGAAGGTTCTGCTGACCAGCCCTTGGACTTCTAG